A single region of the Bacteroidota bacterium genome encodes:
- a CDS encoding CDP-alcohol phosphatidyltransferase family protein, translated as MGRESDGFLKIPIVFAHEKLGLSPNGISTIGFVAGIAAAGLVAAGLLLPGLIVMAVSQIIDGLDGGVARLYNLQSPTGRTLETVYDRLNELAILLALAYTGYVTYTMVGLAFIAILLVTMLEPLSGFDPGFKRFVIYFGYAATLLFHLRGFQIALEVIFFANLAGFAVGTILVDYRLQEEIDRQSMLRRVREVEAGIAQPPDDPPSFLSRLFS; from the coding sequence ATGGGCAGAGAATCAGACGGTTTCCTTAAAATCCCGATTGTCTTCGCGCACGAGAAACTCGGCCTGAGTCCGAACGGAATCTCGACGATCGGCTTCGTGGCCGGGATCGCCGCGGCGGGGCTCGTGGCGGCCGGACTCCTCTTGCCCGGGTTGATCGTGATGGCGGTTTCCCAGATTATTGACGGATTGGACGGGGGGGTGGCCCGCCTTTACAACCTCCAGTCGCCCACAGGCCGGACGCTCGAAACCGTCTACGACCGGTTGAACGAGCTGGCGATCCTGCTCGCCCTCGCCTACACGGGGTATGTCACCTATACGATGGTGGGACTTGCTTTCATCGCGATCCTCCTCGTCACAATGCTGGAGCCGCTCTCCGGATTCGATCCCGGATTCAAGCGCTTCGTCATTTATTTCGGCTATGCGGCGACGCTGCTTTTTCATCTCCGCGGGTTTCAGATTGCGCTGGAAGTCATCTTCTTCGCAAACCTCGCGGGGTTTGCCGTGGGAACGATTCTGGTCGACTACCGCCTCCAGGAGGAAATCGACAGGCAGTCGATGCTCCGGCGCGTACGGGAGGTCGAAGCCGGCATCGCTCAACCCCCCGACGATCCGCCTTCGTTCCTGTCGAGGCTGTTCTCATGA
- a CDS encoding ABC transporter ATP-binding protein has product MIRLEHVSVEVEGRKILDDVSFVVKDGETKVILGPSGAGKSSLLKMILGLWKPDSGSVFVDGTELTHLTEREKMPVRRRMSMVFQGNALFDSLTVAENVAFFLQEHSDMPPDQIGERVEDCLEFVNLPETQDLLPEELSGGMKKRVAIARAIAFNPEVILYDEPTTGLDPLNAKLITELIIRLKKKRNVTSVVVTHILRDAFAVGDSLALMNDGRVVFDGSAEDLLGSADSFVQSFLSEIREEANLLSLHKEGS; this is encoded by the coding sequence ATGATACGTCTCGAACATGTGAGCGTTGAGGTCGAGGGACGCAAGATCCTCGACGATGTCTCGTTCGTCGTGAAGGACGGCGAGACGAAAGTCATTCTGGGCCCGAGCGGAGCGGGAAAAAGCTCGCTTCTCAAGATGATCCTCGGTCTCTGGAAGCCGGACAGCGGGTCGGTGTTCGTCGACGGCACGGAACTGACGCATTTGACCGAGAGGGAGAAGATGCCCGTCAGGCGGCGGATGTCGATGGTGTTTCAGGGGAACGCGCTCTTCGATTCCCTGACCGTGGCGGAAAATGTGGCGTTTTTTCTCCAGGAGCATTCCGACATGCCTCCCGACCAGATCGGGGAGCGGGTGGAGGACTGCCTGGAGTTCGTCAATTTGCCCGAAACGCAGGATCTCCTTCCCGAGGAGCTCAGCGGCGGGATGAAGAAGCGGGTCGCCATCGCCCGGGCGATCGCCTTCAACCCCGAAGTCATTCTCTACGACGAGCCGACGACCGGCCTCGACCCGCTGAATGCGAAACTGATCACGGAGCTGATTATCAGGCTGAAGAAAAAAAGGAACGTGACCTCCGTCGTCGTGACGCACATCCTCCGGGATGCCTTCGCGGTGGGAGACTCGCTCGCCCTGATGAACGACGGGCGGGTCGTCTTCGACGGATCCGCCGAAGATCTTCTCGGGTCGGCCGATTCGTTCGTCCAGAGCTTTCTGTCAGAAATTCGGGAGGAAGCAAACCTGCTATCCCTGCACAAGGAGGGGTCATAA
- a CDS encoding ABC transporter permease, translated as MAGLAGYISPVQGFKRSLLRLQEYSLFLYENVRSLGSVWRYRRDTMEQMYLIGAQSFMIVFLAGLFMGIIMSIEGGHRLETFGAKLLVGRTTSLALIRELGPVITGLMLAARTGAKNASELGSMQVSEQIDALRAFGTNPVEKLAMPRLVAALIMFLPLTLVADLVGILGGMFVSDLWLHVDKSFYWHSAIYDLKLKDLIVGFAKPVIFSFFISTISCYYGLSTTGGTLGVGRAAVNAVVVGSIVVLFNDFIFTKVIWSIL; from the coding sequence GTGGCCGGGCTCGCGGGTTACATATCGCCGGTGCAGGGTTTCAAGAGGTCGCTTCTCCGGCTCCAGGAATACTCGCTCTTTCTGTACGAAAACGTCCGCTCCCTCGGCTCCGTCTGGAGGTACCGGCGCGACACGATGGAGCAGATGTACCTCATCGGAGCGCAATCGTTCATGATCGTTTTTCTCGCCGGCCTCTTCATGGGTATCATCATGTCGATCGAGGGGGGCCACCGGCTCGAGACGTTCGGCGCGAAGTTGCTGGTGGGACGAACCACGTCGCTCGCATTGATCCGCGAGCTCGGTCCGGTGATCACCGGGCTCATGCTGGCGGCGAGGACCGGCGCAAAAAACGCCTCCGAGCTGGGGTCGATGCAGGTGAGCGAGCAGATCGACGCGCTGCGCGCCTTCGGAACGAATCCGGTCGAGAAACTCGCGATGCCCCGCCTGGTCGCGGCGCTGATCATGTTTCTTCCTCTCACGCTGGTCGCCGATCTGGTCGGGATCCTCGGGGGGATGTTCGTATCGGATCTCTGGCTTCACGTCGACAAGTCCTTCTACTGGCATTCCGCGATTTACGACCTGAAGCTGAAGGATTTGATCGTCGGCTTCGCCAAGCCCGTCATCTTCTCGTTCTTCATCTCGACGATCAGCTGTTACTACGGCCTCTCCACGACCGGGGGCACGCTGGGAGTCGGAAGAGCCGCCGTGAACGCGGTCGTGGTGGGCTCGATTGTCGTGCTCTTCAACGATTTTATTTTCACCAAGGTCATCTGGTCGATCTTATAA
- a CDS encoding NTP transferase domain-containing protein has translation MKAGIIAAGDGSRLKSEGVLSLKPLVEVQGVPLIERLIRSYIGSGVEEIVCIVNESSLEVKRFVESKGFSAPVKFVVQTTPSSMHSLFALAPHLEGGRFLLSTVDSIFNAGEFGRFLEYARSPGAAEGVLAVTNFVDDENPLYVELDPSWNILSFGRKSEQPGGPAGPVTPRGPAGVYGGGRGAASLDFPWVTGGLYVLSPRVFSEMDAVLKLNVGRLRNFLAHLVNQGYRLEGYPFSRIVDVDHADDIRAAEELLRTA, from the coding sequence TTGAAAGCGGGGATCATCGCGGCCGGAGACGGGAGCCGCCTCAAGTCTGAAGGAGTTTTGTCCCTGAAGCCGCTGGTGGAAGTGCAGGGCGTCCCCCTGATCGAGCGGCTGATCCGGTCGTACATCGGATCCGGCGTCGAGGAAATCGTTTGCATCGTCAACGAGTCATCCCTGGAGGTGAAGCGGTTCGTGGAGTCGAAGGGCTTCTCCGCCCCCGTGAAGTTTGTGGTTCAAACGACCCCGAGTTCGATGCACAGCCTGTTCGCCCTCGCGCCGCACCTCGAGGGCGGGAGGTTTCTCCTCTCGACGGTCGATTCCATCTTTAACGCGGGCGAATTCGGCAGGTTTTTGGAATACGCCCGGTCCCCCGGGGCGGCGGAAGGAGTCCTTGCGGTCACAAATTTTGTGGATGACGAAAACCCTCTCTATGTTGAGCTCGATCCGTCCTGGAACATTCTCTCCTTTGGACGGAAAAGCGAACAACCCGGCGGGCCTGCCGGCCCTGTCACGCCCCGGGGGCCTGCGGGCGTCTACGGAGGCGGCCGGGGAGCGGCTTCCCTTGATTTCCCCTGGGTCACCGGGGGGCTCTATGTCCTCTCGCCGCGGGTTTTTTCCGAGATGGATGCCGTGTTGAAACTGAACGTCGGCCGCCTGCGAAATTTCCTCGCTCATCTGGTGAACCAGGGATACCGGTTGGAGGGATACCCGTTCTCGAGGATCGTCGACGTCGATCATGCGGACGATATCCGCGCGGCCGAAGAGCTGCTGAGAACCGCCTGA
- a CDS encoding lysylphosphatidylglycerol synthase transmembrane domain-containing protein has translation MKLPLAKIGFFLFGLAGFVYLVLHFGVDQIAANIRQAGWSLCYVVLVWLVVYLLNASAWTLTLGAGGWKIPFLRLFILTVSGFAINYVTPFVALGGEPYRVKALSPLLGTQQSISAVILYRMVHLLGHMLVLLSGIVVALAVLPLPVTLVALLAFAGLLICCVIVLTVLGHRYGFFTRVQSWLAKTPLLRRLAGLLGKYESQLVEMDRRITAPYHHARPRLVLAVALESLSRICMGIEVYFIVRGIGIEISLPEALFLYIVYSIIINLLFFIPLNFGAREGGLALGMGSLALPPLLGVYMGVVMRIREFFWIMLGLLFILLSGHPKKASPVAPV, from the coding sequence TTGAAGCTGCCGCTGGCCAAAATCGGTTTCTTTCTCTTCGGTCTTGCAGGATTCGTCTACCTTGTCCTCCATTTCGGCGTCGATCAGATTGCCGCCAACATCAGGCAGGCGGGGTGGAGCCTCTGCTACGTCGTGCTGGTCTGGCTCGTCGTCTACCTCCTGAACGCCTCCGCATGGACGCTGACGCTCGGGGCGGGGGGGTGGAAGATCCCCTTCCTCCGGTTGTTTATCCTGACGGTCTCCGGATTTGCCATCAACTATGTCACCCCGTTTGTGGCCCTCGGCGGGGAGCCCTACAGGGTGAAAGCGCTTTCGCCGCTGCTCGGGACCCAGCAATCGATTTCTGCCGTCATTCTCTACCGGATGGTGCACCTTCTGGGCCACATGCTTGTCCTTCTGTCGGGCATCGTCGTAGCCCTCGCCGTTCTTCCGCTGCCGGTCACGCTCGTCGCCTTGCTGGCATTCGCGGGTCTCCTGATCTGCTGTGTCATTGTCCTGACTGTTCTGGGGCACCGGTATGGCTTCTTCACCAGAGTGCAGTCGTGGCTCGCGAAGACGCCTCTTCTCCGGCGGCTCGCCGGGCTGTTGGGGAAGTACGAGTCCCAGTTGGTCGAAATGGACAGGCGGATCACCGCACCCTACCATCACGCGAGGCCGCGCCTCGTGCTCGCGGTCGCGCTCGAATCCCTCAGCCGGATCTGTATGGGAATCGAAGTCTATTTCATCGTCCGGGGCATCGGGATCGAGATCAGCCTCCCCGAGGCCCTCTTCCTCTATATCGTCTATTCGATCATCATCAATCTTCTCTTTTTTATTCCGTTGAACTTCGGGGCCCGGGAAGGGGGGCTCGCGCTCGGGATGGGAAGCCTCGCGCTGCCGCCTCTGCTGGGAGTCTACATGGGAGTCGTCATGCGCATTCGTGAATTCTTCTGGATCATGCTCGGTTTGCTGTTCATCCTTCTCTCGGGCCACCCCAAGAAGGCCTCGCCGGTGGCTCCCGTATGA
- a CDS encoding Gfo/Idh/MocA family oxidoreductase gives MLEGAIIGFGNIVVRGHIPAYLSDEGLRSRVRIRAVLDVSEQSRPAARELLPDAAFYTDAGSLLENEKLDFVDICTPPSTHAGFLKEFAARGIHILCEKPLAESYAAALEASRHIREQKVVFVPCHQYKYSPLWRSIHQIISSGGIGSVVLAQCNVFRMQADTGTAGWNPRWRTDKAHGGGGILVDTGAHYFYLAQYLFGVPDSVSAVLRTLKHREYGVEDTALVTLEYGGMIMQLNLTWAAALRANSVTVVGTTGSLTYDGSRLVHVDQAGSREIPMPDVSDKNQYVGWYASLLKEFLDRVEQGNRSEDLLDEAVTVMQLLDLSAGASLKGCAVKIA, from the coding sequence ATGCTCGAAGGGGCGATTATCGGTTTTGGAAATATCGTCGTGCGGGGCCACATCCCGGCGTATCTCTCGGACGAAGGCCTCCGCAGCCGGGTGCGGATCAGGGCGGTGCTGGACGTATCGGAGCAATCGCGTCCGGCCGCGAGGGAGCTCCTTCCCGATGCGGCGTTCTATACGGACGCCGGGTCGTTGCTGGAAAACGAGAAACTCGATTTTGTGGACATCTGCACGCCTCCGTCGACGCATGCGGGTTTCCTGAAAGAGTTTGCCGCAAGAGGGATCCACATCCTCTGCGAAAAACCGCTCGCCGAGAGTTATGCGGCAGCCCTGGAAGCGTCGCGGCACATCCGCGAACAGAAGGTGGTGTTCGTGCCCTGCCACCAGTATAAGTATTCGCCTCTCTGGAGATCGATTCATCAGATCATCTCGTCGGGAGGGATCGGCAGCGTGGTGCTTGCCCAGTGCAATGTGTTCCGCATGCAGGCCGATACCGGCACCGCCGGCTGGAATCCGCGCTGGCGGACGGACAAAGCGCACGGAGGAGGGGGAATCCTCGTGGATACCGGCGCCCACTACTTCTATCTTGCCCAGTACCTGTTCGGAGTTCCGGACTCGGTTTCGGCGGTGCTCAGGACCCTCAAACACAGGGAATACGGCGTGGAAGACACCGCCCTCGTCACGCTGGAGTACGGCGGGATGATCATGCAATTGAATCTCACCTGGGCCGCCGCCCTGCGCGCGAACAGCGTGACGGTCGTCGGAACCACCGGGAGTTTGACCTACGACGGTTCAAGGCTGGTGCACGTCGACCAGGCCGGATCCCGCGAGATCCCAATGCCGGACGTGTCGGACAAGAACCAGTATGTCGGCTGGTACGCCTCGCTGCTGAAGGAGTTCCTCGACAGGGTGGAACAGGGAAACCGTTCGGAGGACCTCCTGGATGAGGCCGTGACCGTCATGCAGCTCTTGGATCTGAGCGCGGGCGCCTCCCTGAAGGGGTGCGCGGTGAAGATCGCATGA
- a CDS encoding inositol-3-phosphate synthase, with product MKSVKSAKSVSSRSAAQPIRKPKGKLGVLIVGLNGAVSTTFLAGVMAARKGIAKPIGSLTQMGTIRLGKRTEHRSPLIRKFIELAKLEDLVFGGWDIRDENCYQSAVHAGVLQREHLDLVKKELESVRPMRGVFDQYYVKRLKGSHVKKAKTKFELMEQLRADIRAFKQQSGSDRCLIVWCGSTEIFITPKGVHNTLKKFEEGMRKNDVDISPSMLYAYAGLMEGVPFANGAPNLTLDTPALMKLANDRGVPVSGKDFKTGQTLLKTVIAPMLKARLIGLNGWFSSNILGNRDGEVLDDPESFKTKEESKLSVLDGILQPELYPDLYKDFYHKVRINYYPPRGDNKESWDNIDIFGWMNYPMQVKVNFLCRDSILAAPIVLDLVLFMDLAHRAGMKGIQEWLSFYFKSPMFAPGLYPEHDLFIQLMKLKNTLRFMRGEELITHLGREYYD from the coding sequence ATGAAATCTGTAAAATCCGCCAAATCCGTCTCCTCCCGGAGCGCCGCACAACCGATTCGCAAGCCGAAAGGGAAACTCGGCGTCCTGATCGTCGGATTGAACGGGGCCGTTTCGACGACGTTTCTCGCCGGTGTGATGGCGGCGAGGAAAGGGATCGCAAAGCCGATCGGTTCCCTGACACAGATGGGCACGATCCGGCTCGGGAAACGGACCGAACACCGGTCGCCCCTGATCCGGAAATTTATCGAGCTCGCGAAGCTCGAGGACCTCGTGTTCGGAGGGTGGGATATTCGGGACGAGAATTGCTATCAATCGGCGGTGCACGCCGGAGTCCTCCAGCGCGAGCACCTCGATCTGGTGAAAAAGGAGCTCGAATCGGTGCGCCCGATGCGGGGCGTGTTCGACCAGTACTACGTCAAGCGGCTGAAGGGCTCCCACGTCAAGAAGGCGAAGACAAAATTCGAGCTGATGGAACAACTGCGCGCGGATATCCGGGCGTTCAAGCAACAGAGCGGGTCAGACCGGTGCCTGATCGTCTGGTGCGGCAGCACGGAAATCTTCATCACTCCCAAGGGCGTGCACAACACGCTCAAGAAGTTCGAGGAGGGGATGCGGAAGAACGATGTCGACATCTCCCCCAGCATGCTCTACGCCTACGCCGGATTGATGGAAGGCGTCCCGTTCGCAAACGGCGCCCCGAATCTGACGCTGGATACCCCCGCACTGATGAAGCTGGCGAACGACCGGGGAGTTCCGGTTTCGGGAAAAGATTTCAAAACCGGACAAACCCTCCTGAAGACCGTGATTGCCCCGATGCTGAAGGCTCGCCTCATCGGCCTGAACGGATGGTTTTCCAGCAACATACTCGGAAACAGGGACGGGGAGGTGCTCGACGACCCGGAGTCGTTCAAGACGAAGGAGGAGAGCAAACTTTCGGTGCTGGACGGAATACTCCAACCCGAGCTGTATCCCGATCTCTACAAGGATTTCTACCACAAGGTGCGAATCAACTATTATCCCCCCCGCGGAGACAACAAGGAGAGCTGGGACAACATCGACATTTTCGGCTGGATGAACTATCCGATGCAGGTGAAGGTCAATTTTCTCTGCCGCGACTCGATCCTCGCAGCTCCGATTGTGCTTGACCTCGTTCTCTTCATGGACCTCGCCCACCGGGCGGGGATGAAGGGGATCCAGGAATGGCTTTCCTTCTATTTCAAGAGCCCGATGTTTGCGCCCGGGCTCTACCCGGAGCACGATCTGTTCATCCAGCTCATGAAACTGAAGAACACACTCAGATTCATGAGAGGCGAGGAGCTCATCACGCATCTGGGGCGTGAGTACTACGATTGA
- a CDS encoding CDP-alcohol phosphatidyltransferase family protein: protein MSRIEATYKARDVEETIDIYFYRPIGYLLALGCRALRISPNVVTIVSIFIGVAGGHLLYYRDAVLNVWGMILWVLADTLDSVDGQLARMTDHKSRFGRILDGLGGNIIFMSIYGHLFARLVVTTDVWWPLLVLFVIVSAMSHSVQSALADYYRNAYIKFVIDPAKSELDDSVEVRKELESLSFRKNPVRKFMMRVYLNYTVEQEAFSKNFQKLRRRVDQEYGREIPGWFADRYRALNKPLMKYYAILTTNIRMIIMAVCVVLDRVPLFFAIEIVGINLVMIAVTMYQERLSARLLGEIDQHGHSS, encoded by the coding sequence ATGTCGCGGATCGAAGCAACTTATAAAGCGCGCGACGTCGAAGAGACGATCGACATCTATTTTTACCGGCCCATAGGGTATCTGCTCGCCCTGGGGTGCCGGGCGTTGCGGATCAGCCCGAACGTCGTCACGATCGTCAGCATTTTCATCGGCGTTGCCGGGGGTCATCTCCTCTACTACCGCGACGCTGTCCTGAATGTCTGGGGGATGATCCTCTGGGTCCTCGCGGACACACTCGACAGCGTGGACGGGCAGCTTGCCCGCATGACAGACCACAAATCGCGGTTCGGCAGGATTCTGGATGGCCTCGGGGGAAATATCATATTTATGAGCATCTATGGACATCTGTTCGCACGGCTCGTCGTCACGACCGATGTCTGGTGGCCGCTCCTCGTTCTTTTCGTGATTGTCAGCGCGATGAGCCATTCGGTGCAAAGCGCCCTCGCGGATTATTACCGGAATGCCTACATCAAATTCGTGATCGATCCCGCCAAATCGGAGCTTGACGATTCGGTTGAGGTCCGGAAGGAATTGGAGAGCCTCTCCTTCCGGAAGAACCCTGTCAGGAAATTCATGATGCGCGTCTACCTGAACTATACGGTGGAGCAGGAGGCGTTCTCGAAGAATTTCCAGAAACTCCGCCGCCGTGTGGATCAGGAGTACGGCAGGGAGATCCCGGGATGGTTCGCCGACCGCTACCGCGCGCTCAATAAGCCGTTGATGAAGTACTATGCGATCCTGACCACGAACATCCGCATGATCATCATGGCCGTCTGCGTTGTTCTCGACCGCGTTCCGCTCTTTTTCGCCATCGAGATCGTCGGCATCAACCTCGTCATGATCGCGGTGACGATGTACCAGGAACGGCTCAGCGCCCGCCTCCTCGGGGAAATCGATCAACACGGCCACTCCTCCTGA
- a CDS encoding HAD family hydrolase produces the protein MRAVLFDFGGTLDTGGVHWSEVYRELYRRFGAGVTDGDVDRAFLWSEQQLLLDAGIPAATFRQTLGKQLSLQFAFLHLEGKDGLRETMLDQCYRDVLAVAAKSAGVLAAARPGFKLGVVSNFYGNLPIVCNELGLGAFLDVMVDSALVGLRKPDPEIFRFAAARLSVAPEETYVVGDSYERDIAPAKLIGCRTIWLRGPSWTTPSSTASADWTIRNLEEVTTILSSH, from the coding sequence ATGAGGGCCGTCCTCTTTGATTTCGGCGGGACGCTCGACACCGGCGGAGTTCATTGGAGTGAGGTGTACCGGGAATTATACAGGCGCTTTGGAGCCGGAGTCACGGACGGGGATGTGGACCGCGCGTTTCTCTGGTCGGAGCAGCAGCTCCTGCTCGACGCCGGGATCCCGGCTGCCACGTTCCGGCAGACGCTCGGGAAGCAACTCTCCCTCCAATTCGCTTTTCTGCATCTTGAAGGCAAGGACGGCCTTCGCGAGACGATGCTCGATCAATGTTACCGCGATGTGCTTGCCGTCGCCGCGAAGTCGGCCGGCGTGCTCGCGGCGGCGCGTCCCGGGTTCAAGCTCGGGGTCGTTTCCAATTTTTACGGGAATCTCCCGATCGTCTGTAACGAGCTTGGCCTCGGGGCCTTTCTCGACGTCATGGTCGATTCGGCACTGGTGGGTCTCAGGAAGCCCGACCCGGAGATATTCCGGTTTGCCGCCGCCCGGCTTTCCGTGGCGCCCGAAGAGACATACGTGGTGGGCGATTCGTACGAGCGGGATATCGCTCCGGCGAAACTCATCGGGTGCCGGACAATCTGGTTGAGGGGCCCAAGCTGGACGACCCCTTCCTCCACCGCGTCCGCCGACTGGACGATCAGGAATCTCGAAGAGGTCACAACGATTCTATCATCTCACTGA
- a CDS encoding MlaD family protein, translating into MDSQQLRWSNLKVGIVLMIGLIIFVFIVSIVGTEQNIFTSTYTVKLFVTNVHGLVNGAMVTLGGLKIGYVTDLQFQTRDSVNGVEVTATLLSKYRASVTSSTMAQIKTIGLLGDKYIDLSIGNRNEPPVAENTFIPIIESFDIETAGPQFKSALADFTELMGSARRIAASVEKGEGSLGKLVKRNDVALGMERFLASLNGVMSAVEKKRGLLGALVYDDSLSRGVSEVSSNLRSITGQIRKGQGTMGKLIMEDDLYRHLSSFTSRADTLMAKAASDSSNVSKFIGDGRFYTQMNSLMKDLNLFLIDLKEHPERYVHFSVF; encoded by the coding sequence ATGGATTCCCAGCAACTCCGGTGGTCGAACCTGAAGGTCGGGATCGTCCTGATGATCGGCCTCATCATCTTCGTCTTCATCGTCAGCATCGTGGGCACGGAGCAGAACATTTTCACCTCCACCTACACGGTGAAACTCTTTGTGACGAACGTGCACGGGCTCGTGAACGGCGCGATGGTCACGCTGGGCGGCCTGAAGATCGGATATGTGACGGACCTCCAGTTTCAAACGAGGGACAGCGTGAACGGGGTGGAGGTGACAGCCACGCTCCTGTCGAAGTACCGGGCCTCCGTCACCTCCAGCACGATGGCGCAGATCAAGACCATCGGCCTTCTGGGCGACAAGTACATCGACCTCAGCATCGGGAACCGGAACGAGCCGCCGGTCGCGGAAAATACGTTTATTCCGATCATCGAGTCGTTCGACATCGAAACCGCGGGCCCGCAGTTTAAGTCGGCCCTCGCCGATTTCACCGAATTGATGGGAAGCGCCCGCAGGATCGCCGCGTCCGTTGAAAAAGGGGAGGGGTCTCTCGGAAAACTCGTGAAACGGAACGATGTCGCCCTGGGGATGGAGCGCTTTCTTGCCTCGCTCAACGGGGTGATGAGCGCCGTCGAGAAAAAGAGGGGCCTCCTCGGAGCGCTTGTGTACGACGATTCGCTCTCCCGCGGCGTCTCCGAGGTTTCCTCGAACCTGAGGTCGATCACCGGGCAGATCCGGAAGGGGCAGGGGACCATGGGAAAGCTGATCATGGAGGATGACCTCTACCGCCACCTCTCGTCGTTCACCTCCCGGGCGGATACGCTGATGGCGAAAGCGGCCAGCGACTCGAGCAACGTCTCGAAGTTCATCGGCGACGGAAGATTCTATACCCAGATGAACTCTCTCATGAAGGATCTGAACCTGTTCCTGATCGACCTGAAGGAACACCCGGAACGTTACGTCCACTTTTCGGTCTTTTGA
- a CDS encoding aspartate aminotransferase family protein, giving the protein MTTTETLPKKASVKTAIPGPKSKEIFDFEQKYISPGIQTIATLSQLAMEKGEGCVIQDVDGNRYIDFFAGVAVASLGYNHPKYVKALQEQVAKIHVGSFATKVRADLSKLLSDHAVGDLRRTQYYSGGSEAVEAALRLAKSYTKKSEVIGFWGGFHGKTLGVVGLIGDDFKQHLGPLPFGIYNTPYADCRRCPLNHTFPECEWACVDFIKLKMKAETTNNVAAIIVEPIQGTNGNVVPPAGFLNQLRRLCDEIGALLIVDEMITGFGRTGRLFACQHDEVVPDIITIGKSFGGGYPMTGLMSREEVIFSKPFANPSGSSSSYGGNPLASAAAYVTVKTILDEGLVENSEKVGRFMLERLMTFKEKFPFVGDVRGRGLLIGVELVKNRKTKEKLDKETCRTIFKECLKRGLIVMGYNPDIRINPPLVIDEATAEEGIDIMEEVFTHVADRSNL; this is encoded by the coding sequence ATGACAACCACTGAAACACTGCCAAAGAAGGCATCGGTGAAAACCGCGATCCCCGGGCCCAAATCGAAGGAGATTTTCGATTTCGAACAGAAATATATTTCCCCCGGCATTCAGACCATTGCGACCCTCTCCCAGCTCGCGATGGAGAAGGGGGAGGGTTGCGTGATCCAGGACGTGGACGGCAACCGGTACATCGATTTCTTTGCCGGTGTCGCGGTGGCGAGCCTGGGCTACAATCATCCCAAGTACGTAAAGGCTCTCCAGGAGCAGGTCGCCAAAATTCATGTTGGAAGTTTCGCGACGAAAGTCAGGGCTGACCTCTCCAAACTCCTTTCCGATCATGCGGTGGGCGACCTGCGCCGGACGCAATACTACAGCGGCGGTTCCGAAGCGGTGGAGGCGGCCCTGCGGCTTGCGAAGTCGTACACGAAAAAGAGCGAGGTGATCGGATTCTGGGGGGGGTTCCACGGAAAAACGCTCGGAGTCGTCGGCCTGATCGGGGACGATTTCAAGCAGCATCTCGGCCCGCTCCCCTTCGGGATCTATAATACGCCCTATGCCGATTGCCGCCGGTGCCCGTTGAACCACACGTTCCCGGAGTGCGAATGGGCCTGCGTGGATTTCATCAAGCTCAAAATGAAGGCGGAGACGACCAACAACGTCGCTGCGATCATCGTCGAGCCGATCCAGGGAACGAACGGGAATGTGGTGCCTCCCGCAGGGTTTCTGAACCAGCTCCGGCGGCTCTGCGACGAGATCGGCGCCCTTCTGATCGTCGACGAGATGATCACCGGTTTCGGCCGGACAGGCCGGTTGTTCGCCTGCCAGCATGACGAGGTCGTCCCCGACATCATCACGATCGGCAAGAGCTTCGGCGGAGGGTATCCGATGACCGGGCTCATGTCCCGCGAGGAGGTGATCTTCTCGAAGCCGTTCGCGAATCCGAGCGGCAGTTCGTCGAGCTACGGAGGAAATCCCCTCGCCTCGGCCGCGGCCTATGTCACCGTCAAGACGATTCTGGACGAGGGGCTCGTGGAGAATTCCGAAAAGGTGGGCCGCTTCATGCTCGAGCGGCTGATGACGTTCAAGGAAAAATTTCCCTTCGTGGGGGACGTCAGGGGCCGCGGGCTTCTCATCGGCGTCGAGCTGGTGAAGAACAGGAAGACGAAGGAGAAACTCGACAAGGAAACGTGCCGGACCATCTTTAAAGAGTGCCTGAAACGCGGGCTCATCGTCATGGGGTACAATCCCGATATCCGGATCAACCCCCCGCTTGTCATCGATGAAGCCACCGCGGAAGAGGGAATCGATATCATGGAAGAGGTCTTTACGCATGTCGCGGATCGAAGCAACTTATAA